One genomic window of Maribacter aquivivus includes the following:
- a CDS encoding glycoside hydrolase family 2 TIM barrel-domain containing protein: MKNSYLLLFFLVGVFGYAQKNTGLKAGEERLDLNGNWKFNAIYGDGSNYNNIKAEEEDIVIDNTDKNQIEIKGDWVVSTVGERESRFYGASYLKHHFSSLQDDASVSYVPKLPASGYYEAFVRFPFAINLNTKINIHHTDGTDVQFFNQRTRCDEWLSLGIFTFEKDKRSAIEITSDIAGVGVSADAVLFRPVSNEKIAQANLEKKTIFLSDFDDSQWDNLKVPGHYGMINEFSNYTGKAWYRRTFETPAAWQTSPQKRIRLKFDGVCHIAKVYLNGAFVGTHQGGFTPFEIDVTENISLDNHNVLAVETDNNALVGATWNWGGIIRDVNLVRNNQVRIKHQYIHADPDLKTGTAGLHLKIKIENSGTTARTLTVSSQILNETKVKQFIQKVTVPANSMSEVVFTGELSSADVELWHFDNPHLYQIASTISENEKVVHELKDRFGIRKVTLTKDNLILNGEPVRLSGYNRVSDHRYWGSSEPPELIDQDVDLMKNAGANFMRIMHGTQNKKLIERCDEKGILLFEEVNVRDLDNAEFTAPEYPLIKSWIKGMVERDSNSPSIIGWSVGNELDDHYDYATMMMDYVRVLDPHRLVTCVSNTGGREDATRTTDPNSNVDIIMHNLYPFQGTPQEVISSIRNKWPNKPVFISEYGVKLNGITLDEDREENSTWNENFRGQNDFVIGTSLWTFNDYRSAYIGTNVEENRTWGIVNAWRQKRKFYSRLQKETSPVKGIDVVFHKRKATITIPIRARNDFPSFTMKDYQMVWEFINDEGEISVRQTQDLPVLFPEDGVWIGDIPITVKNKKAVAMHIALLSPNGYTRFKKNIDLKKPVAPKVTAIVGGKNSARVYFEEMAGAKEYFIQYQNLKGETVTTAKTISNYITVDSLPNSSVKADLIAVNGKGSESVMVNLTRSEQELPPVIWDAFIRDNRIVVGYSGELNDEAYTVRYGTSPLNLNQEITTYTKGMMTIPIKESGTYYLQIQKKDSNGLSNWSPVKKIN; the protein is encoded by the coding sequence ATGAAAAACAGCTATCTATTATTGTTTTTTCTTGTTGGTGTATTTGGCTATGCACAGAAAAATACAGGCTTGAAAGCTGGGGAAGAAAGACTGGATTTAAATGGCAATTGGAAATTTAATGCTATTTATGGCGATGGATCAAACTACAATAATATCAAGGCTGAGGAAGAAGACATAGTTATTGATAATACTGATAAAAATCAAATTGAAATTAAAGGAGATTGGGTTGTTTCTACAGTAGGAGAGAGGGAGTCTCGGTTTTATGGAGCATCATATTTAAAACATCACTTTAGTAGTTTACAAGATGATGCCAGTGTATCATATGTACCCAAATTGCCTGCATCCGGATATTATGAGGCTTTTGTGCGGTTTCCTTTTGCTATAAATTTAAATACAAAAATAAATATACATCATACTGATGGAACAGATGTACAGTTTTTTAATCAGCGTACACGTTGCGACGAATGGTTGAGTTTAGGCATTTTTACTTTTGAAAAAGATAAACGCTCTGCTATAGAAATTACTTCAGATATAGCCGGTGTGGGTGTATCTGCGGATGCTGTATTATTTAGACCTGTATCCAACGAAAAGATAGCGCAAGCTAATTTGGAGAAAAAGACTATTTTTTTAAGTGATTTTGATGATTCGCAATGGGATAACTTGAAAGTTCCTGGGCATTACGGAATGATTAATGAATTCTCTAATTACACTGGTAAGGCATGGTATAGAAGAACATTTGAAACTCCTGCAGCTTGGCAAACTTCTCCTCAAAAAAGAATTCGATTAAAATTTGATGGCGTTTGCCATATAGCTAAAGTGTATTTAAATGGAGCGTTTGTCGGCACACATCAAGGCGGGTTTACGCCTTTCGAAATAGATGTTACGGAAAATATAAGTTTAGACAACCATAACGTATTGGCTGTTGAAACTGACAATAATGCTTTGGTAGGTGCTACGTGGAATTGGGGTGGTATTATTAGAGATGTTAACCTTGTAAGAAATAATCAGGTACGCATTAAGCATCAATACATACATGCAGATCCAGATTTAAAAACAGGTACAGCAGGGTTACATTTAAAAATTAAGATAGAGAATAGTGGTACTACGGCTAGAACATTAACGGTGAGTAGTCAAATTTTAAATGAAACTAAGGTAAAACAGTTTATTCAAAAAGTAACAGTACCAGCAAATTCTATGAGTGAAGTTGTTTTCACTGGTGAGTTGTCTTCAGCTGATGTTGAGCTTTGGCATTTTGATAATCCGCACTTATACCAAATAGCAAGTACTATTTCAGAAAACGAGAAAGTAGTACATGAATTGAAAGATAGATTCGGGATTAGGAAAGTAACATTGACCAAAGATAATTTGATTTTAAATGGTGAGCCCGTTCGGTTGTCAGGCTATAATAGAGTTAGTGATCACCGTTATTGGGGGTCTTCAGAGCCCCCAGAGCTTATTGATCAAGATGTAGATTTAATGAAAAATGCAGGAGCAAACTTTATGCGTATCATGCATGGAACTCAGAATAAAAAATTGATTGAGCGTTGCGACGAAAAGGGAATTTTACTGTTTGAAGAAGTCAATGTTCGCGATTTGGATAATGCAGAATTTACAGCTCCAGAATATCCTTTGATAAAATCATGGATTAAAGGAATGGTAGAAAGAGATAGCAATAGCCCTAGTATTATTGGGTGGAGCGTTGGTAATGAATTGGATGACCATTATGACTATGCTACAATGATGATGGATTATGTGAGAGTCTTAGATCCTCATAGGTTAGTGACTTGTGTAAGCAATACTGGTGGGCGTGAAGATGCAACAAGAACTACAGATCCAAATTCTAATGTAGATATCATAATGCATAATTTGTATCCGTTTCAAGGAACACCACAAGAAGTAATTTCTAGTATTAGAAACAAATGGCCTAACAAACCTGTTTTTATTTCAGAATATGGCGTAAAGTTAAATGGGATTACATTAGATGAGGACAGAGAAGAAAATTCTACTTGGAACGAAAACTTTAGGGGACAGAATGATTTTGTTATTGGAACTTCATTATGGACGTTTAATGATTACAGAAGTGCATACATAGGAACCAATGTGGAAGAAAATAGAACATGGGGAATTGTAAATGCATGGAGGCAAAAACGAAAGTTTTATTCTCGATTACAAAAAGAAACCAGTCCTGTAAAAGGGATTGATGTTGTCTTTCATAAAAGGAAAGCGACAATAACGATTCCTATAAGAGCAAGAAATGACTTTCCTAGTTTTACCATGAAAGACTATCAAATGGTTTGGGAATTTATAAATGATGAAGGAGAAATAAGTGTTAGACAAACGCAAGATTTACCTGTGTTATTTCCTGAAGATGGTGTGTGGATAGGAGATATTCCTATAACTGTAAAAAACAAAAAAGCTGTAGCCATGCATATTGCTTTATTAAGCCCGAATGGGTACACACGGTTTAAAAAAAATATTGACCTAAAAAAACCTGTAGCTCCTAAAGTTACAGCAATAGTTGGGGGTAAAAATTCAGCCAGGGTATATTTTGAAGAAATGGCAGGGGCAAAGGAATATTTTATACAATACCAAAACTTAAAAGGCGAAACGGTTACAACTGCTAAAACGATATCCAATTATATTACTGTTGATAGTCTACCCAACTCTTCTGTAAAAGCAGACCTAATAGCAGTAAATGGTAAGGGATCTGAGTCTGTCATGGTCAACTTAACAAGGAGTGAGCAAGAATTACCACCTGTTATTTGGGATGCTTTTATACGAGATAATCGTATTGTGGTTGGCTATTCTGGAGAATTAAATGATGAAGCGTATACCGTACGTTACGGAACTTCGCCATTAAACTTAAATCAGGAAATTACAACGTACACTAAAGGGATGATGACCATCCCCATTAAAGAAAGTGGTACATACTACCTGCAAATACAAAAAAAGGATAGTAACGGATTGAGCAATTGGTCTCCTGTTAAAAAAATAAATTAA
- a CDS encoding glycoside hydrolase family 2 protein, which yields MHKKLFLLFSIIVLWGVSCKKVSPLNDFNTYEKNKSLDGTWQFLASNTIAEIAVLSQTDQQWDTITVPGNWDTREKYGTYVGKGYYKKSFTLPENWEDKHIRLKFGAVYQTAKVWLNGNLLGTNVGGYLPFDYDITPYIHKTGTNDVVVMADNTIKRGAWWAWGGISRAVVLEANEPVRLVYQHISSVPDFENEVVNFSIKYKIENNEESSVNVTINSTIKEKEKLPKTALTLDAGEVEEVTVTFKRKLSDFDLWHFNSPNLYQLATDVEVDGKLQDQTVDNFGIRKFEVRGEQFYLNNSAVRMNGVNRVHDHPNYGNTEPDQLIEQDILDIKSLGCNFSRLMHAPLSKNLLDFCDKNGFLLVEEIPVWGDEDPNSFPNNPLTKQWLNTMIERDFNHPSVVAWSVGNELRNPDGDWDDKALTKEQYGYVDSMLDYVATLDSTRLKTYVSITAYRKGEIGTEPYDKVDFISMNSYGNAPVLAEKTHEKFPGKPIFISEIGIGQIGPAPEGALSDELVGYLNELKKYPWVTGVSIWSYNDYRSNYKGTPASGFREWGIVDEHRNKKKAYHQLKEIYKEWE from the coding sequence ATGCATAAGAAGCTCTTTTTACTGTTTTCTATTATTGTTTTATGGGGTGTTTCCTGTAAAAAAGTAAGCCCCCTAAACGATTTTAATACCTATGAGAAGAATAAATCTTTAGATGGTACTTGGCAATTTTTAGCATCAAATACTATAGCAGAAATAGCAGTGTTGTCGCAAACAGACCAGCAATGGGATACCATTACTGTTCCTGGCAATTGGGATACTAGAGAAAAATACGGCACTTATGTGGGCAAAGGTTATTATAAGAAAAGCTTCACGCTTCCTGAAAATTGGGAAGACAAGCACATTAGATTAAAATTTGGGGCAGTATATCAAACGGCAAAGGTTTGGTTAAATGGAAATTTATTAGGAACCAACGTTGGAGGCTATTTACCTTTTGATTATGATATAACACCTTATATACATAAAACTGGAACAAATGATGTGGTAGTAATGGCAGATAACACCATTAAACGAGGTGCATGGTGGGCTTGGGGCGGTATAAGTAGAGCAGTGGTTTTAGAAGCTAATGAACCTGTAAGGTTGGTTTACCAGCATATTAGTTCGGTACCCGATTTTGAGAATGAAGTTGTGAATTTCAGCATCAAGTATAAAATCGAAAACAATGAAGAATCTTCTGTAAATGTTACCATTAATTCAACAATTAAAGAAAAAGAAAAGCTGCCTAAAACTGCATTAACCTTAGATGCCGGAGAAGTAGAAGAAGTAACCGTAACATTTAAGAGAAAGTTATCTGACTTTGATTTATGGCATTTTAATTCGCCTAATTTATATCAATTAGCTACAGATGTAGAAGTAGATGGTAAGTTGCAGGATCAAACAGTTGATAATTTTGGGATTAGAAAATTTGAGGTTAGAGGAGAACAGTTTTATTTAAATAATAGTGCTGTACGAATGAACGGTGTCAATCGTGTACACGATCATCCTAACTACGGTAATACAGAACCAGATCAGTTAATAGAACAAGATATCTTGGATATAAAGTCTTTGGGGTGTAATTTTTCAAGACTAATGCATGCCCCTTTATCTAAAAATCTGTTAGATTTTTGTGACAAGAACGGATTCTTATTAGTGGAAGAAATTCCGGTTTGGGGAGATGAAGACCCTAATTCTTTTCCAAATAATCCACTAACAAAACAATGGTTGAATACCATGATTGAAAGAGATTTTAATCATCCTTCTGTAGTAGCCTGGAGTGTAGGTAATGAACTAAGAAATCCAGATGGTGATTGGGATGATAAGGCGCTAACTAAAGAACAATATGGTTACGTAGATTCTATGTTAGATTATGTAGCAACATTAGATAGCACACGGTTAAAAACTTATGTTAGTATTACTGCTTATAGAAAAGGAGAAATAGGAACGGAACCTTATGATAAAGTAGATTTTATATCAATGAACAGCTACGGAAATGCACCTGTTTTGGCAGAAAAAACACATGAGAAATTTCCAGGAAAACCCATTTTTATTTCTGAAATAGGAATAGGTCAAATAGGTCCTGCACCAGAAGGTGCTTTGAGCGATGAATTGGTGGGCTATTTAAATGAATTGAAAAAGTACCCTTGGGTAACAGGCGTTTCTATTTGGAGTTATAATGATTACAGAAGTAATTATAAAGGTACACCCGCTTCGGGTTTTAGAGAATGGGGCATAGTTGATGAACATCGAAATAAAAAGAAAGCCTACCATCAATTAAAAGAAATTTACAAAGAGTGGGAATAA
- a CDS encoding FAD-dependent oxidoreductase — MLVEKYSTKERRNKTLEISTDFVIIGGGIAGVCAAITAAREGIKTVLIQDRPVLGGNASSEVRLWILGATSHMGNNNRWAREGGVIDEILVENMYRNKEGNAVIFDTVLLEKILNETNITLLLNTSVYDVEKSNDSNIKSVTAFNSQNSTTYIVNAPLFCDASGDGIVAFKAGASFRMGAETKEEFGELFAPDTAYGELLGHSMYFYSKRENHPVTYRPPAFALKDITEIPRYKSIGKDDKGCRFWWFEYGGRKDTIHDSEEIKYELWKVIYGVWDYIKNSGEFDDVDNHTLEWVGTVPGKRESRRFDGLYMIKQQDVIEQKTFYDAIAFGGWAIDLHPADGVYSKLSGCTQWHSKGIYQIPYRSFVSKDIDNLFYAGRIISATHVAFGSTRVMATTGFCAQAVGMAAAVCSKNNILPKEVLDEKYLELLQNKLNINGQSIPDIPIKLSSNLITSGAVSASSELNLSKIPFDGGWTNLGTAAAQLLPLTAHTKYEFTVCVNADEDTNLDVQLRSSANAKSYTPDVLLETSMIKLKKGEQHVSFSFNESVNEMQYAFVTFLKNEKINLKNSTKRYSGVLSVFNGVNKAVSNNGKQTPPEGLGVDTFEFWIPQRRPEGHNIAMEISPAIAAFDAANIGNGYVRPWGATNAWVADLEDENPKLTISWKEEVALQEIKIFFDTDYDHPMESTLMGHPEDVTPFCVRNYTIKDSHGNVLAEKEDNYQTINSYRFDTPIKTKELVIEVSHPSKNVPASIFEILCV; from the coding sequence ATGTTAGTAGAAAAATACAGCACTAAAGAAAGAAGAAATAAGACCCTTGAAATTTCTACTGATTTTGTCATCATTGGTGGTGGAATAGCGGGAGTATGTGCGGCAATAACTGCTGCGAGAGAAGGCATAAAAACGGTACTTATTCAAGATCGACCAGTATTGGGGGGTAATGCTTCTTCTGAAGTTAGACTATGGATTTTAGGCGCTACTTCGCATATGGGCAACAATAATCGTTGGGCTCGTGAAGGAGGCGTTATTGATGAAATTCTAGTTGAGAATATGTATCGTAATAAAGAAGGTAACGCGGTAATTTTTGATACGGTTTTATTAGAAAAAATTTTGAACGAAACCAACATCACATTATTACTTAACACTAGTGTCTATGATGTTGAGAAATCTAATGATAGCAACATCAAATCTGTAACAGCATTTAATTCTCAAAATTCAACTACCTATATTGTTAATGCACCCTTATTTTGTGATGCTTCTGGCGATGGTATTGTTGCTTTTAAAGCAGGTGCGTCTTTTAGAATGGGTGCTGAAACTAAAGAAGAATTTGGCGAGTTATTTGCTCCAGATACAGCATATGGAGAGTTACTTGGGCACTCTATGTACTTTTATAGTAAACGAGAGAATCATCCTGTAACCTATAGACCTCCTGCTTTTGCACTTAAAGATATTACCGAAATACCAAGGTATAAATCAATTGGTAAAGATGATAAAGGGTGTAGGTTTTGGTGGTTTGAATATGGAGGTAGAAAAGATACCATTCACGATTCCGAAGAAATAAAATATGAACTGTGGAAAGTCATATATGGTGTATGGGATTATATTAAAAATTCTGGTGAATTTGATGATGTAGATAACCATACACTTGAATGGGTAGGTACAGTACCGGGCAAACGTGAAAGTAGGCGTTTTGATGGGTTGTATATGATAAAGCAACAAGATGTAATTGAACAAAAAACGTTTTATGATGCCATTGCTTTTGGGGGCTGGGCAATAGATTTACACCCTGCAGATGGTGTTTATAGTAAGCTTTCTGGGTGTACGCAATGGCACTCTAAAGGCATTTATCAAATTCCGTATCGTTCTTTTGTAAGTAAGGATATTGATAATCTTTTTTATGCAGGTAGAATTATTAGCGCAACACATGTAGCATTTGGCTCTACCAGAGTAATGGCTACAACGGGTTTCTGTGCGCAGGCAGTAGGTATGGCCGCAGCTGTATGTTCCAAAAACAATATACTACCAAAAGAGGTTCTTGATGAAAAGTATTTAGAATTATTACAGAATAAGTTGAATATTAACGGACAGAGTATTCCTGATATTCCCATTAAATTATCATCAAATTTGATTACTTCTGGTGCCGTTTCTGCATCTTCAGAGTTGAATTTAAGTAAAATCCCGTTTGACGGTGGGTGGACAAATTTAGGCACTGCCGCTGCTCAATTGCTCCCGTTAACAGCACATACAAAATATGAATTTACCGTATGTGTCAATGCTGATGAAGATACCAATTTAGATGTGCAGCTACGAAGCTCAGCAAATGCTAAAAGTTATACACCAGATGTACTTTTAGAAACTTCGATGATTAAATTAAAAAAAGGAGAACAACATGTTTCTTTTTCATTTAATGAAAGTGTGAATGAAATGCAGTATGCTTTTGTAACCTTTTTGAAAAATGAAAAGATAAATTTAAAGAATTCTACCAAGCGCTATTCCGGGGTGCTATCCGTTTTTAATGGGGTGAATAAGGCAGTTTCTAATAACGGAAAACAAACTCCGCCTGAAGGTTTAGGAGTTGACACTTTTGAGTTTTGGATACCCCAGCGTAGACCAGAAGGGCATAATATTGCTATGGAAATTTCCCCTGCAATAGCAGCATTTGACGCTGCCAATATTGGTAATGGGTATGTACGACCTTGGGGAGCAACAAATGCTTGGGTTGCAGATTTGGAAGATGAAAACCCGAAGCTTACCATATCTTGGAAAGAGGAAGTAGCACTGCAAGAAATTAAAATTTTCTTTGATACGGATTATGATCATCCTATGGAATCTACGTTAATGGGACATCCAGAAGATGTTACTCCGTTTTGTGTACGCAATTATACTATAAAGGATAGTCACGGGAATGTATTGGCAGAAAAAGAAGATAACTATCAAACTATCAATTCTTACAGATTTGATACTCCTATTAAAACAAAGGAATTGGTTATAGAAGTATCTCATCCATCTAAAAATGTACCTGCTTCCATATTTGAAATTTTATGTGTGTAA
- a CDS encoding glycoside hydrolase family protein, translating into MKNKVSIVLFIVLFGSCAQKPKQKASEKVENYKIVLGKVSKSSVFEEAGKSVWGGTLTKGEDGLYHMFYSRWPKEIGWEWVNYSEIAHATATSPFGPFSFQDVALGDRGKEYWDGATTHNPTILKIKGKYYLYYMGNTGNKEIVSTPGNPKLNWEHRNNQRIGVAVADSPNGPWKRFDTPVLDITHGDDKAYDALMTSNPSVCEMPDGKILMVYKAVGKAFKLPAGGPVVHMVAIADSPTGPFKKYPDPIFVFEGETFPAEDPYIWYQDGKYRAIVKRMKHEGNKRLFSLVHYESEDGIKWDKAKYFEVSDRTVTWEDGTRTKFNHLERPQVFMENGAPVALLCAADTIDVNNVRHSFNIQIPLQITKEK; encoded by the coding sequence ATGAAAAATAAAGTTTCCATAGTATTATTCATTGTCTTGTTTGGGTCTTGTGCTCAAAAACCAAAACAGAAAGCATCAGAAAAGGTAGAAAATTATAAGATTGTATTAGGGAAAGTATCTAAATCTTCTGTCTTTGAAGAAGCAGGAAAAAGTGTTTGGGGAGGTACATTAACCAAAGGTGAAGACGGCTTATACCATATGTTCTACTCTAGATGGCCAAAAGAGATTGGTTGGGAATGGGTTAATTATTCTGAAATAGCGCATGCTACGGCTACTAGTCCATTTGGACCGTTTTCTTTTCAAGATGTGGCTTTGGGTGATAGGGGTAAAGAATACTGGGACGGAGCTACTACGCATAACCCTACCATTCTTAAAATTAAAGGCAAGTACTACTTATATTATATGGGTAACACTGGAAATAAAGAAATTGTAAGTACTCCCGGAAACCCTAAATTAAATTGGGAACATAGAAACAATCAAAGAATAGGAGTTGCTGTTGCTGATAGTCCTAACGGGCCTTGGAAAAGATTTGACACACCTGTTTTAGATATTACACATGGAGATGATAAGGCATATGATGCCTTGATGACTTCGAACCCATCTGTATGTGAAATGCCAGATGGCAAAATATTAATGGTATACAAGGCGGTAGGGAAAGCATTTAAATTACCTGCTGGTGGTCCTGTAGTACATATGGTGGCTATTGCAGATTCGCCAACCGGACCTTTTAAAAAGTATCCTGATCCAATATTTGTGTTTGAAGGAGAAACATTTCCTGCGGAAGACCCTTACATCTGGTACCAAGATGGTAAATATCGCGCTATAGTAAAACGAATGAAGCATGAAGGAAATAAGCGTTTATTCTCATTAGTCCATTATGAATCTGAAGATGGAATTAAATGGGACAAAGCAAAATATTTTGAAGTTTCAGATAGAACGGTTACTTGGGAAGATGGTACCCGTACCAAGTTTAATCATTTAGAGCGTCCACAAGTTTTTATGGAAAATGGAGCTCCTGTTGCTTTGTTATGTGCAGCAGATACTATTGATGTGAATAATGTGAGACACTCCTTCAATATTCAAATTCCATTACAGATCACTAAAGAAAAATAA
- a CDS encoding glycoside hydrolase family 117 protein codes for MKFSHNLKISTLLLVVLSAISCTQKEAKVVDNVIIDTLQIFPFKMPIEKPNIPLSASSERMFNYPTPRVQDNELFSQFKYTRLNGFDYNNGDGTISRRDPSRPILVNDTYYVWYTKRHTVVPPIGWNRAAEATDVIPSTDWDLCDIWYATSKDGVTWEEKGVAISRPEKLKSGWRSVATPDILVWKNKYYLYYQAFDEPSGLKGDLCPVSISYADSPDGPWIHGGDKVIPFGKEGEWDYKATHDPQPIVHDGKIYVYYKAAYNKWPDNRTNYAVGHGLAIAEDPLGPYKKHYLNPVMQSGHETTYWPYKGGVATLAIKDGNERETIQYAEDGVNFKIASSVSLTPSAAAPFVADAFTDTKDGRGFTWGLSHFINAGTPGKGYSILGRFDCDLSLDYDEPAFKNTGVWHKPEVYFAQGMGSINKHPEGRAVKKNND; via the coding sequence ATGAAGTTTTCACATAACTTGAAGATAAGTACTCTTTTACTGGTAGTGCTCTCGGCAATATCTTGTACTCAGAAAGAAGCTAAGGTTGTAGACAATGTCATAATCGATACTTTACAGATTTTTCCTTTTAAAATGCCTATTGAAAAGCCAAATATTCCGCTTAGTGCTTCTTCAGAGCGAATGTTTAATTACCCAACACCAAGAGTTCAAGACAACGAACTTTTCTCGCAATTTAAGTATACGCGTTTAAATGGTTTTGATTATAATAATGGTGATGGTACTATTTCTAGAAGAGATCCTTCTAGACCAATCTTGGTAAATGATACTTATTATGTTTGGTACACTAAAAGGCATACAGTAGTACCTCCTATTGGTTGGAATCGTGCGGCAGAGGCTACCGATGTAATACCTTCTACCGATTGGGATTTATGTGATATTTGGTATGCAACTAGTAAAGACGGAGTTACTTGGGAAGAAAAAGGGGTGGCTATTTCACGTCCTGAAAAGCTAAAGTCAGGATGGCGTTCTGTGGCTACGCCCGATATTCTTGTTTGGAAGAATAAATACTATCTGTACTACCAAGCTTTTGATGAACCTAGTGGGTTAAAAGGCGATTTATGCCCTGTCTCTATTTCATATGCCGACTCGCCCGATGGTCCTTGGATTCATGGAGGCGATAAGGTAATTCCGTTTGGTAAAGAGGGAGAGTGGGATTACAAAGCTACACATGACCCGCAACCTATAGTTCATGATGGAAAAATTTATGTATACTATAAAGCAGCCTATAATAAATGGCCAGATAATAGAACTAACTATGCAGTAGGGCATGGTTTGGCAATAGCAGAAGATCCTTTAGGACCTTATAAAAAACACTATTTAAATCCGGTTATGCAATCAGGTCATGAGACCACATATTGGCCCTATAAAGGAGGTGTAGCCACCTTGGCAATCAAAGATGGAAATGAACGTGAAACCATACAGTATGCTGAAGACGGAGTAAATTTTAAAATAGCATCGAGTGTTTCTTTAACTCCATCAGCGGCCGCACCTTTTGTTGCAGATGCATTTACAGACACTAAAGATGGTAGAGGTTTTACTTGGGGTCTATCTCATTTCATAAATGCGGGTACACCAGGAAAAGGATATTCAATTTTAGGGAGATTTGATTGCGATTTGAGTTTGGATTATGATGAGCCAGCTTTTAAGAATACCGGTGTTTGGCATAAGCCGGAAGTTTATTTTGCACAAGGTATGGGTTCTATTAACAAACACCCGGAGGGTAGAGCTGTAAAGAAAAATAATGATTGA